The following are encoded in a window of Rosa chinensis cultivar Old Blush chromosome 4, RchiOBHm-V2, whole genome shotgun sequence genomic DNA:
- the LOC121052550 gene encoding uncharacterized protein LOC121052550, giving the protein MAIVPIIAQSQLRLQECWTWSIFCQLPLVLLTARHKLFGGKRNDVLAEEVAVVDPVKPAGEGVVAQEPAPQVLEVGADMNAAPKPVAAPIVEPQEVPAAAAADANAIANVPPPEPPNRLERLVRVLEVAPPGVIDEARDGLQRLLGPDILLPGAPARAQEYLMVLRRERTITEAEFVEIYELLQNLPARIGERTTATAHARHVYRGLAQQAEPSRDSLGDLAIRVRDLRISQNHLRTHIQDLQAQLIEAKAQLVVVTAQLEQEELQIEQPLSSLRGYVSELGSGT; this is encoded by the exons ATGGCAATTGTGCCAATTATAGCCCAATCACAGCTTAGGTTACAA GAATGCTGGACTTGGAGCATCTTTTGCCAGCTCCCATTGGTATTGTTGACTGCAAGACACAAGTTATTCGGTGGGAAGAGG AATGATGTCCTTGCTGAAGAGGTTGCTGTCGTTGATCCTGTTAAGCCCGCTGGTGAGGGCGTGGTGGCTCAAGAACCTGCCCCCCAGGTTCTAGAAGTAGGAGCTGATATGAATGCAGCACCGAAACCGGTCGCAGCCCCCATCGTCGAGCCTCAGGAAGTTCCTGCTGCGGCTGCTGCTGACGCTAATGCTATTGCTAACGTTCCTCCTCCCGAGCCTCCTAATAGGCTGGAAAGGCTGGTTCGCGTACTCGAAGTGGCTCCTCCAGGAGTTATAGACGAAGCGAGGGACGGTCTGCAACGACTCCTTGGTCCTGACATTTTACTGCCGGGTGCGCctgccagagctcaagaatattTGATGGTGCTTCGCCGCGAACGCACTATCACTGAAGCTGAATTTGTCGAGATATATGAGCTTTTGCAAAACCTCCCTGCACGGATTGGTGAGAGAACAACCGCGACCGCGCATGCTAGGCATGTCTATCGCGGCCTTGCACAACAAGCGGAGCCATCTCGTGACTCCTTAGGCGATCTAGCTATTCGCGTCAGGGACCTGCGAATCTCGCAGAACCACCTTCGGACCCATATTCAGGACCTCCAAGCCCAACTAATCGAAGCAAAGGCCCAGTTGGTGGTGGTGACGGCCCAACTTGAGCAAGAGGAACTTCAGATAGAGCAGCCCCTTAGCAGCCTTCGAGGCTATGTCTCAGAACTTGGCTCAGGCACGTGA